A genomic segment from Paenibacillus sp. FSL K6-1096 encodes:
- a CDS encoding methyl-accepting chemotaxis protein: MKWFYNLKTSVKLISSFLVVAAFLSFVGFYGLGNLGSINKSLDDMYVNNLVPVSSLQSSQNSFSVMRVIVRDLYIKQTQEERQQRIEDYKKEKQNVLDSIAAFRKTKLSEDSVQAIAPFEAAWNEYLNTYDSLVSLSLAGQDDKLLEMLRGNTLNNQGDALKDILNKLITINTQEADQARQDGAALFNSARSITIGIIISAVILCILLGYMISRIISKPLTKVVEILSKVSGGDLRSQADIDTRDEIGMLAAKVNEMVTSLRQTVGAILMHSQSLSAAAEEISASTQEVASGSTTTANDAGTISELFKELSSAIHSVAQNTEQASVISDETVSIAENGNRIIQDSMESMNTVSGQMSKLEEDSQKVGEIIDVIEDIADQTNLLALNAAIEAARAGEQGRGFAVVADEVRKLAERSGEATKQITSIIKGMQVNTRSSVSAVQESAELSQQTGASFHQIVTMVNNAGQKISEIAAASEEQAAQSTDVLAAVESISATTQQSAASSEETASSAQSLASLAEELQGSVSSFRL, encoded by the coding sequence ATGAAATGGTTCTATAACTTAAAAACAAGCGTCAAGCTAATCTCGTCCTTCCTGGTTGTCGCCGCCTTCCTGTCCTTCGTCGGGTTCTACGGGCTAGGCAACCTGGGTTCGATCAATAAGAGTCTGGATGATATGTATGTGAACAATCTGGTGCCCGTCTCTTCCCTTCAAAGCTCGCAGAACAGCTTCTCTGTTATGCGCGTAATCGTCAGGGACTTATACATCAAACAGACGCAGGAAGAACGGCAGCAACGGATAGAGGATTATAAAAAGGAGAAGCAAAATGTGCTCGACAGCATCGCCGCCTTCCGCAAAACCAAGCTGAGCGAGGATTCGGTGCAGGCCATCGCGCCGTTTGAAGCGGCTTGGAATGAATACCTGAACACCTATGATTCCCTGGTCAGTCTCTCTCTGGCCGGACAGGACGACAAGCTGCTGGAGATGCTGCGCGGCAATACGCTGAACAACCAGGGGGATGCCCTGAAGGATATTCTGAACAAGCTGATCACGATCAATACCCAGGAAGCGGATCAGGCGCGGCAGGATGGGGCCGCACTGTTCAACTCGGCGCGGAGTATTACCATAGGGATCATTATCTCCGCTGTCATTCTGTGCATTCTGCTCGGTTACATGATCTCGCGGATTATTTCAAAACCGCTGACCAAGGTAGTTGAGATTCTCTCCAAGGTATCGGGCGGCGACTTGCGCAGCCAGGCCGACATTGACACCAGGGATGAGATCGGGATGCTGGCGGCCAAGGTGAATGAGATGGTCACCAGTCTCCGCCAGACGGTGGGTGCCATCCTGATGCACTCCCAGAGCCTGTCCGCCGCCGCAGAGGAGATCTCCGCCAGCACGCAGGAGGTGGCCAGCGGCAGCACCACTACAGCGAATGATGCCGGAACGATCAGTGAATTGTTCAAAGAGCTGTCCAGCGCCATCCACTCGGTGGCCCAGAATACCGAGCAAGCCTCCGTCATCTCCGATGAGACGGTATCGATTGCCGAGAACGGGAACCGTATTATACAGGACTCCATGGAGAGCATGAATACCGTCAGCGGGCAGATGTCCAAGCTGGAGGAGGACTCCCAGAAGGTGGGTGAGATCATCGATGTCATCGAGGATATTGCCGATCAGACTAACCTGCTAGCCTTGAATGCCGCGATTGAGGCAGCCAGAGCAGGCGAACAGGGCCGCGGCTTCGCCGTAGTGGCCGATGAGGTGCGTAAGCTCGCCGAGCGCAGCGGCGAGGCCACGAAGCAGATCACCAGCATCATCAAGGGGATGCAGGTGAATACGCGCTCCAGCGTGAGCGCGGTTCAAGAGAGCGCTGAGCTGTCGCAGCAGACCGGAGCATCGTTCCACCAGATTGTGACGATGGTCAACAATGCCGGCCAGAAGATCTCCGAAATCGCCGCAGCCAGTGAGGAGCAGGCCGCACAGTCCACCGATGTGCTGGCTGCGGTGGAGAGCATCTCCGCCACCACCCAGCAGTCGGCCGCCAGCAGTGAGGAGACCGCCTCCTCCGCCCAATCCCTGGCCAGCCTGGCCGAGGAGCTGCAGGGCAGCGTGTCGTCGTTCCGGTTGTAG